A genomic stretch from Ureibacillus composti includes:
- a CDS encoding RraA family protein, which yields MSNLGFRIFSKINRPSAELVKKFENVPVANLDDCMGRIAAVDSGIKSINGVKMVGVAFTVKAPAGDNLMLHKALDMAQKGDIIVVQSDGVIDRALAGEIMMKYAITKGIKGFVLDGLIRDVEAAQELDFGVYARGVSPNGPYKNGPGEINVPVSVGGQIINPGDILCCDLDGIVAFREAEAEALYEKVEAVHKTEATFMEQIAKGEWDRAWVDQTLTDKQCEVIGASYDEYRRAKVK from the coding sequence ATGTCGAATCTAGGTTTTCGTATTTTTAGCAAAATCAATCGTCCTTCTGCTGAATTGGTAAAGAAGTTTGAAAACGTACCAGTTGCCAATTTAGATGATTGTATGGGGAGAATTGCTGCAGTTGATAGTGGAATTAAATCGATAAATGGAGTGAAAATGGTCGGTGTTGCCTTCACAGTAAAAGCACCTGCTGGAGATAACTTAATGTTGCATAAAGCACTTGATATGGCACAAAAAGGAGATATCATTGTCGTACAAAGCGATGGCGTAATCGATCGCGCACTAGCTGGCGAAATCATGATGAAATACGCCATCACTAAAGGCATTAAAGGTTTTGTCCTTGATGGTTTAATTCGGGATGTTGAAGCTGCACAGGAACTGGATTTTGGTGTATACGCAAGAGGTGTGAGTCCAAACGGTCCTTATAAAAATGGACCTGGTGAAATTAATGTGCCGGTGAGTGTTGGTGGTCAAATTATTAATCCTGGCGATATCCTTTGTTGCGATTTAGATGGAATCGTGGCATTCCGTGAGGCGGAAGCAGAGGCCTTATACGAAAAGGTAGAAGCTGTTCACAAAACAGAAGCAACGTTCATGGAACAAATCGCAAAAGGTGAATGGGACCGAGCGTGGGTGGACCAAACGCTTACGGATAAACAATGTGAAGTAATTGGAGCAAGTTACGATGAATATAGACGGGCAAAAGTAAAGTAG
- a CDS encoding alpha-hydroxy acid oxidase translates to MQASNSATTEKEEVFPVNFTDLQDAVEQKIPKPNYDYIKGGAGSGQTMRNNRQAFESYSFIPQLLNDTSTVNTSITLFGKTHPTPFIFAPVGMNLLEHPDGEPAVVKAAAKLKMPYSLSTVSSYSLEEVANAAPKHTKFFQLYWSEEDALALNMVSRAEVAGYEAIILTIDTTVSGWREGDQKNQFSPILHGYAKGNYLQDPIFQKDLENGKYKDFVDGVLRNVNHPHLNWSHVEKLRKHTKLPILLKGVLHPNDAVKALEIGVDGLIVSTHGGRQLDGVIGSLDALPNIVKVVGGQVPVLFDSGIYSGLDAFKALALGADAVCVGRPYVYGLAYAGQTGVEIVMSNFYDELVTTMQLAGVNSIDELRKVELIKRG, encoded by the coding sequence ATGCAAGCATCAAATAGTGCTACTACTGAAAAAGAAGAGGTATTTCCAGTCAATTTTACCGATCTACAAGATGCTGTGGAACAAAAGATTCCAAAACCCAATTATGATTACATAAAAGGTGGAGCCGGTTCAGGTCAAACGATGAGAAATAACCGACAAGCCTTTGAAAGCTATTCATTTATCCCTCAGTTATTGAATGACACATCAACTGTCAACACAAGTATTACTCTTTTTGGAAAAACACACCCCACACCATTTATATTCGCACCAGTCGGCATGAATTTATTAGAACATCCAGATGGTGAGCCAGCTGTAGTCAAGGCGGCAGCGAAATTAAAAATGCCCTATTCACTAAGCACAGTTTCAAGTTATTCACTTGAAGAAGTAGCTAACGCTGCCCCAAAACATACGAAGTTCTTCCAATTATATTGGTCGGAGGAGGATGCATTAGCGTTAAATATGGTTTCGCGTGCCGAAGTAGCGGGGTATGAAGCGATTATTTTAACGATTGATACGACAGTGAGCGGATGGCGTGAAGGCGATCAAAAAAATCAATTCTCCCCAATTTTACACGGTTATGCAAAAGGGAATTATTTACAAGATCCAATCTTCCAAAAGGATTTAGAGAATGGAAAATATAAAGATTTCGTCGACGGGGTTTTACGTAATGTAAATCATCCACATTTAAATTGGTCCCACGTAGAAAAATTAAGAAAGCATACGAAACTTCCAATTTTACTAAAAGGTGTATTACATCCAAATGATGCGGTGAAAGCATTGGAAATTGGAGTTGATGGTCTCATTGTTTCTACTCACGGAGGACGACAATTAGATGGAGTTATTGGTAGTCTAGATGCATTACCGAACATTGTAAAAGTGGTAGGCGGTCAAGTTCCAGTACTTTTTGATAGCGGAATCTATAGTGGGTTAGACGCATTCAAAGCATTAGCTTTAGGCGCGGATGCAGTTTGCGTTGGCAGACCATATGTATATGGACTAGCTTATGCAGGTCAAACAGGAGTTGAGATAGTGATGTCGAACTTTTATGATGAATTAGTTACTACAATGCAATTAGCTGGTGTTAATTCAATTGACGAACTTCGTAAAGTAGAATTGATAAAACGAGGGTAA
- a CDS encoding sugar phosphate isomerase/epimerase, whose translation MNSIFLVANSFGVDHVKENGHQAYLPAIRSSGAKGLEVRRELLKFEQAELSNLREALKSHSLACIYSTPIELWNEQFEFNEFEFFTALMEAKLLGAQLVKFSLGHYDENQCDLESIKLAFEDEQFPTQLKITIENTQKQPAGDLEKILTFLMKCDEANIPIKFTFDIGNWVWNKIDPDEAASKLKDYVEYVHIKDVDCTTTPPTVQPLRPPSENELDLKRILKHFRSDLPVGFEFPIGEPTTPPSGLDMISKINGYVNLFKRYV comes from the coding sequence ATGAATTCTATCTTTCTAGTTGCTAATTCATTCGGTGTAGATCACGTAAAGGAAAATGGTCATCAAGCCTACTTACCTGCCATTCGTAGTAGTGGAGCGAAAGGATTGGAAGTTCGACGAGAGTTACTTAAGTTTGAACAGGCTGAATTAAGCAATTTACGAGAGGCTTTGAAATCTCATAGTTTAGCATGTATTTATTCCACACCGATTGAGTTGTGGAATGAGCAGTTTGAATTTAATGAATTTGAGTTTTTTACAGCGCTGATGGAAGCAAAACTATTAGGGGCACAACTTGTGAAGTTTTCTCTTGGTCATTACGATGAGAACCAATGTGATTTGGAATCTATTAAACTTGCATTTGAAGATGAACAGTTTCCTACACAGTTGAAAATTACGATAGAAAATACACAAAAGCAACCTGCTGGCGATTTAGAAAAGATTCTTACATTTTTAATGAAATGTGATGAAGCAAACATCCCAATCAAGTTCACATTCGATATAGGCAATTGGGTTTGGAATAAGATTGACCCAGATGAAGCGGCTTCAAAATTAAAAGACTATGTAGAATATGTTCATATTAAAGATGTCGACTGTACGACAACCCCACCGACTGTTCAACCTCTGCGTCCGCCTAGTGAAAATGAACTTGATCTAAAAAGAATTCTAAAACATTTTCGAAGTGACCTCCCAGTTGGATTTGAATTTCCTATTGGGGAGCCAACTACTCCCCCTTCTGGATTAGACATGATTTCAAAAATAAATGGGTATGTTAACTTATTTAAGAGATATGTATGA
- a CDS encoding aldo/keto reductase — MMKNLQDTTTLHNGVKMPWFGLGVFKVEEGPELENAVKSAIKNGYRSVDTAAIYGNEVGVGKGIQEGLKEAGIAREDLFVTSKVWNADLGYEATIAAYEQSLEKLGLEYLDLYLIHWPVEGKFKDAWRALETLYKEGRVKAIGVSNFHIHHLEELMKDAEIKPMIDQVEYHPRLTQKELQAFCQEHGIQLEAWSPLMQGQLLDNEVLQEIASKHNKSVAQIILRWDLQNGVVTIPKSTKEHRIIENANIFDFELTNEEMERIHALNENHRVGPDPDNFDF, encoded by the coding sequence ATGATGAAAAATTTACAAGATACAACAACTTTGCATAATGGGGTAAAAATGCCTTGGTTTGGCCTTGGTGTTTTTAAAGTAGAAGAAGGTCCGGAATTAGAAAATGCTGTGAAATCAGCTATTAAAAATGGATATCGTAGTGTGGATACAGCAGCGATTTATGGAAATGAAGTAGGGGTCGGCAAAGGGATTCAAGAAGGCTTAAAGGAAGCAGGAATCGCTAGAGAAGACTTGTTTGTCACTTCAAAGGTTTGGAATGCAGATTTAGGATACGAAGCAACGATTGCAGCGTATGAACAAAGCTTAGAGAAACTGGGCTTAGAGTATTTAGATTTATATCTAATTCATTGGCCTGTTGAAGGAAAATTCAAAGATGCATGGAGAGCACTAGAAACGCTTTATAAAGAAGGTCGAGTGAAAGCAATTGGTGTAAGTAATTTCCATATTCATCACCTAGAAGAATTAATGAAAGATGCTGAAATTAAACCAATGATCGATCAAGTGGAATATCATCCACGATTAACTCAAAAAGAACTTCAAGCATTTTGCCAGGAACATGGAATCCAACTTGAAGCATGGTCGCCATTAATGCAAGGTCAACTGCTTGATAACGAAGTTTTACAAGAAATTGCTTCTAAACACAATAAATCAGTAGCACAAATTATCTTGCGTTGGGACTTACAAAATGGTGTTGTAACGATTCCTAAGTCAACAAAAGAACATCGAATTATTGAAAATGCTAATATATTTGACTTTGAATTAACAAATGAGGAAATGGAACGAATCCACGCATTGAATGAAAACCATCGAGTGGGTCCGGATCCAGACAATTTTGATTTTTAA
- a CDS encoding MFS transporter: MALGKKQSTLALLALAVSAFAIGTTEFISVGLLPLIAEDLTIPVTTAGLTVSLYALGITFGAPILTSLTSKIPRKTLLLGIMIVFIIGNSLAAISTSISMLLVARVISSFSHGIFMSIGSTIAADLVPEDRRASAISIMFTGLTVATVTGVPFGTYIGQQMGWRAAFIVIIIIGIIALIANGILIPSTLRKGTKTSFRDQVKLVTNGRLLLVFIITALGYGGTFVVFTYLAPLLQEITGFKEESVAVILLVYGIAIALGNMIGGKLSNKNPINALFYMFIVQAVVLFILMFTAPFKIVGLATILLMGLFAFMNVPGLQVYVVMLAERFVPSAVDVASAINIAAFNAGIAMGSFFGGLITDSIGLIHTSWIGALMVLVAAILTWVSRNFEKKDQQATS, encoded by the coding sequence ATGGCTTTAGGTAAAAAACAGAGTACCTTGGCATTACTTGCGTTAGCAGTAAGTGCATTTGCAATCGGTACGACTGAATTTATCAGTGTGGGATTACTACCACTGATTGCTGAGGATTTAACTATACCGGTAACAACTGCAGGGTTAACGGTTTCTTTATATGCTTTAGGAATTACTTTTGGAGCACCTATTTTAACATCTTTAACATCGAAAATACCACGGAAGACGTTACTACTTGGAATTATGATTGTATTTATTATCGGAAATAGTCTTGCTGCTATTTCTACTTCAATCAGTATGTTACTAGTTGCGCGTGTCATCTCATCATTTTCGCATGGTATTTTTATGTCAATTGGTTCAACGATTGCTGCGGATTTAGTTCCTGAAGATCGTAGAGCAAGTGCAATTTCTATTATGTTTACAGGTCTTACCGTAGCGACCGTTACAGGTGTACCATTTGGAACATATATAGGGCAACAAATGGGGTGGAGAGCTGCGTTTATTGTCATTATTATCATTGGCATCATTGCTTTGATTGCGAACGGCATTCTGATTCCATCGACTTTACGAAAAGGAACAAAAACATCCTTCCGCGATCAAGTTAAGCTTGTGACAAATGGTCGCTTATTACTAGTGTTCATCATTACAGCATTAGGTTACGGTGGAACATTTGTTGTATTTACTTATCTTGCACCCTTACTTCAAGAAATTACAGGTTTTAAAGAAGAAAGTGTGGCAGTCATTTTATTAGTTTACGGAATCGCTATTGCATTAGGCAATATGATTGGAGGGAAATTATCCAACAAAAATCCAATTAACGCCTTGTTTTATATGTTTATTGTACAAGCAGTTGTCTTATTTATTTTGATGTTTACTGCACCGTTTAAAATTGTTGGTTTAGCTACCATACTTCTCATGGGTCTGTTTGCGTTTATGAATGTGCCTGGACTTCAAGTATATGTGGTGATGCTAGCAGAACGATTTGTTCCAAGTGCTGTTGATGTAGCGTCAGCAATCAATATTGCGGCATTTAATGCAGGGATTGCGATGGGCTCTTTTTTTGGTGGGCTTATTACAGATTCTATTGGTCTTATCCATACTTCTTGGATCGGGGCACTCATGGTTTTAGTGGCCGCTATTCTAACTTGGGTAAGTAGAAATTTTGAAAAAAAGGATCAGCAAGCAACATCTTAA
- a CDS encoding winged helix-turn-helix transcriptional regulator yields the protein MLKKKYNISVEATLEVIGGKWKCVILCHLTHGKKRTSELKRLMPNITQKMLTQQLRELEDDGVINRIVYNQVPPKVEYELSEYGKSLEGILNSLCNWGENHIMKVYGDKSEVLEDSILNQ from the coding sequence TTGCTAAAAAAGAAATATAACATATCGGTAGAAGCTACGTTAGAAGTGATTGGTGGTAAATGGAAATGCGTCATTCTTTGTCATCTTACACATGGTAAGAAACGAACAAGTGAACTAAAACGCCTTATGCCAAACATCACGCAAAAAATGCTCACTCAACAACTACGTGAACTTGAAGATGATGGCGTCATTAATCGCATTGTGTATAATCAAGTTCCACCAAAAGTTGAATATGAACTAAGTGAATATGGAAAGAGTTTAGAAGGAATTTTAAATTCATTATGTAATTGGGGAGAAAATCACATCATGAAAGTTTATGGTGATAAATCAGAGGTTTTAGAGGATAGTATTTTAAATCAATAA
- a CDS encoding NAD-dependent succinate-semialdehyde dehydrogenase — protein sequence MNHWQMIINGKEVDTKEKIEVSNPATLEVIATIPNGGKAEAVQAVDAAANALKAWSQKTANERGQLLMNWFHLVEQEKEEIGKLMTTEQGKPLAEAIGEVNYANSFISWYAEEGKRVYGETVPASALNKRLLVQKQPVGVIAAITPWNFPAAMITRKVAPALAAGCTAVIKPSEYTPLTAIRLIQLAKEAGIPDGVLNVVTGDAQEIGSAWMEDSRVRKVSFTGSTKVGKLLMRQAADTVKKVSLELGGHAPFIVTANADLEKAAKGLIASKYRNAGQTCVCANRVYVHESVEREFIEFFKAEVEKLKVGNGLTDQVDIGPLINESAVKKVKDHLEDAVNKGASLEIGGESVPSEKGYFITPAVLTNVSDDMKCMTEETFGPIAPITTYKTNQEVIERANNSPYGLAAYIFTQDLAEAIEISEGVEYGIVGLNDGVPSTAQAPFGGFKESGLGREGGHWGIEEYLETKYISIAF from the coding sequence ATGAACCATTGGCAAATGATCATTAATGGTAAAGAAGTAGATACGAAAGAGAAAATTGAAGTATCCAATCCTGCTACTTTAGAAGTAATTGCTACAATACCTAATGGTGGAAAAGCTGAAGCAGTGCAAGCAGTAGACGCTGCAGCAAACGCATTGAAAGCATGGTCACAAAAGACTGCCAATGAGCGTGGTCAGTTGTTAATGAATTGGTTTCATTTAGTTGAGCAAGAGAAAGAAGAAATCGGTAAACTAATGACAACAGAACAAGGCAAGCCTTTAGCTGAGGCGATTGGCGAAGTGAATTACGCAAATAGTTTCATTTCCTGGTATGCAGAGGAAGGGAAGCGTGTTTACGGAGAAACAGTGCCAGCTTCTGCTTTAAATAAAAGATTGCTTGTTCAAAAGCAACCTGTTGGAGTTATTGCTGCGATTACACCTTGGAATTTCCCAGCTGCCATGATTACGCGTAAAGTAGCCCCTGCTTTAGCTGCAGGGTGTACAGCTGTCATCAAACCTTCAGAATATACGCCACTAACAGCGATTCGATTAATTCAACTTGCAAAAGAAGCAGGTATTCCGGATGGTGTGTTAAATGTAGTGACAGGTGATGCGCAGGAAATTGGTTCAGCATGGATGGAAGATTCACGAGTACGTAAAGTTTCTTTCACAGGGTCGACAAAAGTCGGAAAGTTATTAATGCGCCAAGCTGCTGATACAGTTAAGAAAGTATCATTAGAGCTTGGAGGTCACGCTCCATTTATTGTTACGGCAAATGCGGACCTTGAAAAAGCGGCGAAAGGCTTAATTGCTTCTAAATATCGAAATGCGGGGCAAACTTGTGTTTGCGCAAACCGTGTGTATGTTCATGAATCGGTTGAAAGAGAATTTATCGAATTCTTTAAAGCTGAAGTAGAGAAATTAAAAGTAGGCAATGGCCTAACGGATCAAGTTGATATTGGACCTCTTATTAATGAATCTGCAGTCAAAAAGGTAAAAGACCATCTTGAGGATGCAGTTAACAAAGGAGCGTCATTAGAAATAGGTGGAGAAAGTGTCCCTTCAGAGAAAGGATATTTTATTACCCCCGCTGTTCTTACTAATGTTTCTGATGATATGAAATGTATGACGGAAGAAACATTCGGACCAATTGCACCAATCACAACATATAAAACGAATCAAGAAGTAATTGAAAGAGCGAATAATTCTCCATATGGCTTAGCTGCTTATATTTTTACACAAGATTTAGCAGAAGCGATTGAAATTTCTGAAGGTGTTGAATATGGAATTGTTGGCTTAAATGACGGAGTTCCTTCAACAGCTCAAGCACCATTTGGCGGCTTTAAGGAAAGTGGATTAGGTCGTGAAGGTGGTCATTGGGGAATAGAAGAATACTTAGAAACAAAATATATCTCCATTGCGTTTTAA
- a CDS encoding cytochrome-c oxidase — translation MGVRFIKIAGVYFAIAVILGLVMGIIHNFAFSSVHAHLNLLGWVSMALFGIIYSLFPNAGKTKLANTHFWLHNIGLPIMQGSLFLQILTGNGGLTIGIIIGSLIVVLGVLLFVFNLLNNVRAN, via the coding sequence ATGGGAGTTCGATTCATTAAAATAGCAGGTGTTTATTTTGCTATTGCGGTGATATTAGGACTTGTAATGGGAATAATTCATAATTTTGCATTTTCCTCTGTTCATGCCCACTTAAATCTCTTAGGATGGGTTTCTATGGCTCTTTTCGGAATTATTTACAGTCTTTTCCCAAACGCAGGAAAAACAAAATTGGCAAACACGCACTTCTGGCTTCATAATATCGGCTTACCTATTATGCAAGGGTCTTTATTTTTACAAATACTCACAGGTAATGGTGGATTAACTATTGGAATTATTATCGGTTCTCTTATTGTAGTATTAGGTGTATTGTTATTTGTCTTTAATCTATTAAATAATGTACGTGCAAATTAG